GAATCGACGTACAAAACACCGCCGTAATAAGCGCCGGTTTCTTTGCACACTTGCAGCTGCGGCTTATTGCTGATCGTACTTTCGGAAAATGCGACGGGAATGTGATTTTTCCGTATCGTGTCCACAACTTTTTGAATTTGCTGCGGTGTGCCTTCTTCATCGGCGTTTACCGGCCACAGGTACAATTCCTTCATATTGCAGTCGCGGATAAGATATGAAAAAGCGCCTTCGCAGGTTACGAGCCAACGCTGCTCTTCGGGGATTTCGGAAAGCTTGTCCGCCAAAAAGCCGTCGATTTTTTTAATGCTTTCGCTGTAGGATGCCGCGTTTGCGTTAAACGTTTCGGCATTGGCAGGATCCAAAGCGACAAAGGCCTTTCGGATATTTTCGACATAGACGAGGGCGTTTTTCGGCGACATCCACGAGTGAGGATTGGGCATGCCGTTGTACGGACCTTCGCCGATACCCAGCGGCTCTATGCCCTCGCTCAGCGTTGCGCTCGGGACGTTTTTAACGCTTCCCATAAATTTTTCGAACCAGCGCTCAAGGCCGAAGCCGTTACGCAAAACCAAATCCGCAGACTGCGCCTTTACGACGTCGAGCGGCGTCGGTTCGTATTCGTGAATTTCCGCACCGGGCTTTGTAATCGATTCGACGAGAATCTTATCGCCCGCAATATTTTGCGCCATATCCTGCAAGATCGTAAAAGTCGTTACGACACGCTTGGGACGTGCCGAATCCTGAGCGCTCGCCGCATCCGCACTTTTTTTTGCGCATCCGGTAATACAGACGGCGCACAACACTGCCGCCGCGGCAATCGAAGCGGCGGTGAACCCTATGTTTTTTTTCATATCAACTCCTATAACAAGCGCTATTTCAGGCGCCGTTTTTTATCATACCCCCGGCAATATACGTAGTACATACTACATAATAACGCCGGACTTCTCCTCTGTCGACACTCGTAGCAGCCGGGGTATTCCGATAATGTAGTATGTACTACATACTGCCCGCCATAAATGTAGTACATACTACCTCACTTTGTCAAGAGGTAAACCTTAAAAATTATATAAAAAATTGATATGGAATTTAATGCTCGGCTATAAAATTTTTCATACACTCGAGCGTCTCGGCGCTGATGTGATGTTCCAAACCCTCGGAATCGATGACGGCGGTTTTTTCGCTCACACCGATTTTCAGTAAAAAATTTCGGACAATACCATGCCGCTTGGTACATTTTCGTGCAAGCGCATAGCCGTCAGCTGTGAGGACTATCGGTTTGCGCGCTTCGGTTTCTATAAAACCGTTGGCCTTTAACCGCTGCAAAACTTGGATAACGGATACGTGACTCACGCCGAAATACCGCGCGAGATCCATGACGCGGCATTCGCCGGCCTCTTTAATTATTTTTGCGATAACTTCGGTGTAATCTTCGAGTGTTTCCGCCGCGTGATCGGCGCGGGTACGTAAAAAAGCAAGCGATGCTTCCGTTTTTTCTTCCGGCATTATGCGCTCCGTCTCCGTATCGTTCGAATCCTTTCCGGCATACTGCATCGTAAAAAGGATTTTGCATTATACACTATAAATCGTTTTTTTTCAAAAGGCCGAGAGCGGAGGGTTCATCGTCGTTTTGAAGTATGCGTATGAAAGCGTCGGTTCAATAAGCGCATTGGTGTCCGCCAGACAATCAATCCCATTCATGCCGCATTTCCTTTTGCATTGCAAGACCGTCGCGCCGTATGTTTACACTGCCGAAATATTGCGATAAATCATGTCCCCGTATTTGTTCGGTATTCTTTTTGTAACGGTACAAAATATATTCGACATAATTTTCGATATCCGCAAGGTGTTCCTGCGGTACCGCCTTTATCTGCTCAAAAAGCGTTTCGTATGCCATATTTCACCTTCGCTTTACATCGGGATATATCGATTATAACGCAAGTTTTCCTTTTCCCCTATTGCAGTATCAGGGCGTACGAACCCGACGAAAATCCCGCCTTGCTCACAATGCATTATTTCAGTATATTATTAGATTGAATGGCGAGTTTGGAAAATGTTAACCGATAAAGCTGTGCTTACGGCGAGAACTTCGTTCGGCTTCGCCTCACTACCGAGTTTGCTCTGCAAACTCGCCTGTGTGCCGGAACCTCGCCTCCGCACGATTTTATTTATTTTCAAAACTCGACCTTCAGCTGATGCGCTGACGGAAAGTTGGAATTATTAGGAGCAATCGTGTATAAGTATGTGACGATGTCGCCTCGATGCGACGATGAAGACGATGATGAAAAGAAAAAGATGCCGGAGATGCCCGATCCGCTTACGGAAAAATTCTTAAAGACGCGGCAGATTATCCTGTCGGGCGAAATCAATAAAGATTTGGCGGATAAAGTCGTGCGCCAGCTGCTCGTGCTCGAAGCGGCAGACGATAAAAAAACTATCTATATGTATATCGATTCGCCCGGCGGAGATGTCGATGCGGGTTTTGCGATCTTCGATATGATCCGCTTTATCAAAGCGCCGGTAGTCCTCATCGGCATGGGACTGGTTGCAAGCGCGGCCGCCCTCGTGCTGCTCGCCGTTCCGAAAGACAGGCGCGCGGGGCTTCCGAACAGCCACTATCTCATCCACCAGCCGATGAGCGGCATGAAAGGCGTCGCGACGGACATCGAAATCCACGCGAAAGAGCTCGCAAAAACGCACGCGAAACTCAACCGCATCATCGCCGAAGAAACGGGTACGAGCGAAGAGCAGGTCGCAAAGGATACCGACCGCGATCACTGGCTCGACGCCGACGAAGCGAAGCAATACGGTCTTATCAGCCGTGTCGTTAAAACGCGGGCGGAAATTGTCAAAGGTGATTCCGGCGCGAAATAAATCGATATGACATTCCTTTTGACCGAAGAGCTTGCGGACGCAATCGTATCCGCGCTCGAAAATCAAGAACGGCGTTTCGTCGTGGACGCTGAAAAACAAGAGCTTTCGGATGCGGCTTCGGTCGAAGCGGATGAAGTACGCTACTATGCATTGCCCGAATGGGATTCCGCGGCAGGTTTTACATTGCGGGAAGCTTTCGCCGCTTCCGTATATGCGCCGCTTGTTCGTGCCGAGCTGCAGGATGCTTTGCATTCGGGAAGGGGGGTATTCAGAAATTTCAAGACTGTCTTAAAAAAATTTCCTGAAGTCGAAAAACGGTGGCATCGATTCAAAAACAAAAAGCTCCGTGAATACATCGGCGGATGGTACAACGATTTGCGTGAAATATGGGGTTTGGAAAAGCTCGATCATATCGTTGAAGAATACGACGATTTGCTTCGAAACGACTTCACATTTCAGGCATACGATTCCGCACGGGACGCGGATTGCATCCTTCATTCGGTATGCGTGCGCGGTTTTTATTCCGCTTTGCCGGACGATACGGATTGCGATGAAATCGAAAAAGCGGCAGACGAATTATGGCGGCAGCTTTTCGCATTCGGAGAATCCGCACATCAAATCGGATTCGTTTGCCGCACGCCGGACGGCGATTTTGCCGGATGTATTACGGCGGCGGACGTTTCGTCCCGAACGAAAACGACGGCCGTTTTAACAAGTTTTTTCGTGCCCGAAAGCTATCGAGGCTTGGGCATCGGAAGCGAACTTTTTTCACTGTGCCTCGCCGGCCTTCAAAAGCGTGGCAAGCGTTATGTAGTGACTGCAAACACGATTATACCCGACAGCCTCGTCGCTCTGTTCGAGCGCAACGGTTTTCAAAAAACAGGCTCGGGTTTTGCAGCGAAGATTCAGTAATTTTATTTTGATTTGAAGAGGTAATGATATGGCATTCCAACGAGAGATTGAAATCGACAAAGAGCGCGTAACGTCTTTTTTGAAAAACGCGCTGAACAAAGTGATGACCGAAGAAAATCCGGATCTGCTCAACGATTTGAAGAAAATATTCAAACGGACGATTCCGTTTTCGAAACGCATGTACGTCGCCGCATATCTGACAAAAGAGATGCAGGGAAGATTTCACGGCGCTCCGAACGCGAGACGAAACGACATTTTCATGCACGGCGTGCGCGGCGGAAGAAATTTTAAAGATGCATCCTACGGCAGACCCTCATACAACGACCGGAGGGGAAACGGAGAATCTCTTTCCGATGAACTCCGCGCCGAAGCGCATACCCCGCACCCGCGCGTGCAGATCGACGAATCGCTTGCCGCGACGATATTCATCAGCATCGGGCGGAACAGACGCGTGTATCCGCGCGATCTCGTAGGCCTCCTCGTAAGCGTCGCCGGCCTCGATCGGGACAGAATCGGCGATATCCGCGTACTTGCAAATTATTCGTTCGTGCAGCTGTTCAAAGACGACACGGAAAAAGCGATCGCCGCGCTCAACGGCTACGATTACCGCGGACGGAAACTCGCGGTAAGTTTTTCCCGCCAAAGAGACGACGCATCTGAAAACGGCGGAAACGTATATCCCTCCGATGACGTGCACGATACGATGCAAACGACCGAAGACGCGAAAGCCTACGCCGCTGCGGAAAAGGCCGCTCAGGACAAAGAGCCTTTTACCGCTCCTTCATACAAGAGTGAAGACGAAAATGCGGAAGGCGACGGCTACCTCGTTTGATTGCATCGCATTCGTAAAAATCGTCTTCATATGGAAGCATTAACGATTTTACGGACGGGACCGCTCGGTGTAAACACGTACATCGTGCCGCTTGCAGGAAATGCGGTATGCATCGTCGATCCCGCCGCCTGCGCCCTTTCCGGCGATGAAACGGAAATTACCGGATGGCTCGCCGAACACAAAAAAGAGCCGCGCGCTATCGTTTTGACACACGGGCACTTCGATCATATTTTAGGGCTTCCGATTTTAAAGCGTGCCTACCCCGCCTGTCCGATCGCCGTTCACAAAGACGATGCGTGCCTGCTCGGAGGCGCTTCGGTTCAAATCGAATCGCTTCGCCTCATGGGGCTTGAAGCCGTAGCCGCTGCCCTTCGCGATATGCCGCCTCCGGATCTGACGTTTTCGGGAGGAGAGACGCTCGGAGAAGTCATACCCTGCGAAAAAGAGGACGTGCGCGCTTCTCTTTCACAGTGGAAGACAGTGCATACGCCGGGACATACGCCCGGTTCGATTTGCCTCTACAGCGCCGCGCGGAACGAACTCATCTCGGGCGATACGGTATTTTACCGAAGCTCGGGCCGTACCGATTTACCGGGAGGAGATGAGCGCGCGATGATTGCAAGCCTCGTGTCGATCAAAAAAACGATTCCGCCTGAAACGCTCGTATATCCCGGCCACGACTACTGCGGCTTTCCGATTCGGAAAAATTATTAATATAATTTGAGAGAGTTCCGCCGGCCGATTCGAGCGCCCGCACAATTCACAGGCCGGTTGCGATGTCTTCGAGTGAAAAATCTCCGTGCGGAATTTCCGAAAACTCGTCATGTCTGACGTAGTAGAGCACGCAGCGTACGTTTTTTTCCGGCACATTGAGGAGAGTTGCGACCGCCTTTCTGTAGCACGCTTGCTGACGGTAATACCGCGCAGGATCGATTTCGTGATCGGTTTTGTAATCGATGATCGTATACGTGCCCTCTCCGTTGTCGAAAACCAAATCGATCGAACCCGTGACGATGTAACCGTCGATGCACATCTTAAAGGCGTATTCGGTTTTTAACCACGCGCCTTCTTCCCGCGCTTTTAGGGCACGCGCACCGTATTCGGACGCTGCAAAGCGCGCACAGATTTTTTCACACACGGCGCTCAGTTTGTTTCGCTGCGCTTCGGACAATTTTCGCATATATTTTTCGGAAGAGAGTTTTATCTCGGCGGGATCGAAACCGTTCATAGCGTTTTCAAGGCAGGCGTGAACGAGCGTGCCGAATTCGTCGAAACCGAAGCGCACGTTTTCTTTTGTAAGTTTTCCAAGCAGTTCGTCGATTTCGGGATAGAGCTCGGGTCGCGCAGGTTCTCCCGTGCGGCCGGTCTCTGCGTCATAAAGATTTTCCAACGAACTCGGCGTAATGCGTTTCGAAAGCACTTCCGGCATTTTAATAAAATCGATATCGGGAGACGAAAAGACCGCGTCGGCATCCCGTATTTTACGATGCCGTACCGCATCGATCGGTTCGCTCATGCGGGATCCCGCGTATATTTCCCGCTTCGATTTTTTTTCGATGCGCTCAAGGTCGAAGGGCGCGCCGCTTGAATATTGCACCGCAGCGTCCGAGTCGAGAAAATCGGGATAATAATATGCGATGACAGGATCGAAAACGGACGCATCGCTTACGCGGTGTTTGTGATCTTTGTCGTACGAATACGTTCCGACAAAATAATAATCTTTGATCGCGCGGGTTGCAGCGACGTAGATCAGGCGGCGGAATTCGGCGATGTCTTTCGCACGGTTTTCGTCGCGCTGTTTGATAAAAAAATAATTTCGCTCCCCTTCGGCGGGTTTCAGCGAAACGCCCGCTTCTTCGCTGAAAAAATATTTTTCTTCGCTGTCGTTTTTTACGTTGTCGAAAGCGCCGAGAACGAACACGTGATCGAACTGCAAGCCCTTGCTTTTGTGAACGGTCATTATCTGCACGGCGTCGATTTTTTCGAGCGGATAGGATATGTCGCTTACTCCCGTATCGTCGTTGCCGAAGCCTCTATCCGCTTCTTTTTGAGATGCGAGCATATCGACAAAATACGCCGCATCTTTTCCGTCCGCATCCGCCTGCCGCGCCGCTTCGAACAGCAGATCGTACTGTTCGGCAAAGAGGCTCACCGCGCGGTTCAGCATCGTTTCATAGCGATAGCCCATATCGTACCACAGCGTATTGAGCGTTTTCGTGAGCGGTTCGGCGAGCACGCGCTCCTTATGCGTTTTAAAAAAATCCGCTGCGCGGATATAGCGCTCTCTTTCGATCGACCCCTCGGCAAATATATCGATAATTTTTTTATCGTCCGAAAACGGGGCGAATATAAAATCTTTACTGCGATAATCCGTCGAGTTTGCCAAGATGATTTTCACATCGTTTTCGGTAAGGCCTACGAAGGGCGAACACAAAAATGCCGCAAAAGCATTCATGTCCGACGGATAAACGCAGAGCCTGAGGAATGCGTATATATCGTTTGCGGGAGCATCGGCAAAGAGGTCGATTTGGCGGTCAATCACGTACGGAATGTGAAACCGTTCGAGCCGGCGCTTCAAATAATTTCTGTGCGTGCGCGACCTGTCGAGTACGACAAACGACGCATAGGGCTCCCCCGCTTCATGCATTTTAGCAATTTTTTCCGCGATGTAATACGCGAGCTGTTCCTGCACGTCGGGCACGAGACCCGATTCCTTTTCGAGAGCGTAATCGTTTTTATTGTACGGCAAAAGCGCGAAGTGAGATCGGATATTCGATTTATCGAGCGCAATCGGAGCTTTGCGTTCGTGAGTGCTTTTATCGACATGGCGGGCGACGGTATCTTCCGTGTACAGCGCTTCATAAGGAGCGCCGAAGATTTGCGGAAAAAGAGAGGGCACACCGTCTTTACGAACATAGTCATCGCCTGATTTATAGAAACCGCCGAAGATTTGATTAAAGCTCGTAAGCAGTTCCGGAAACGATCGGTAATTGTACACCATGCGGAGTTCCGCTTCGTCTTCGCCGCGGGCAAGGTCGCGCTTCAATTCATTGAATACCGACACATCGGCTCCGCGGAATTTATAGATCGACTGTTTTTCATCGCCGACAAAAAATAATGTATCGCCGGCAATATTCGGCACGAGCGCTTTTCGAATCGCAGCCGGATCATCTGTGGAGACTTCAGTATATTCGTCGAGGCGTTCGGCGAGGAGAAAGAGAAGATCGCGATTTCGACCGTTGTTGTCCTGAAATTCGTCGATCATGATTTTATTGAATGCGGCCTTTTCCTGATTGCGGATATCTTTTTGTTCGATCAATATTTTCAACGCCATATCGCTCACGTCTTTAAACGTCAGCGCGCCCGACGTCCGCTTTTGCCGGTTTACAAGTTCGAGCAGTTCATCGAAGAGACTGCACATATCTTTGATATACGGAAACTCTTTGACATACACGGCAAGCGACGCAAGTTCGTCGGCATACTGCTGCAAGCCGCCGGTACACGCTCGTATCGCTTTGAGCGGGGCAGATGCGTTTCCGGGCTTAAAGGCGGATAAAACTGCGACCCAATTCGCAAGGGGAAAAATTTTTTCGTACAACGCTTCGCTCGCCTCCACGTCTTCGGGTGAAAACACCGTCGAAGCGAAATCGGGAAGCGGCTCTGTTTCGAAAAAGGAAAAAAGTTTTACGGCGGCGGCGTTTTTTTGCCACTTGCATGACGCATCGCTTTTTGCCTCATTGCACAGCGCAAGCGCGCTTGAAGCGATATCGATGAGGGAGCCCTCCCCTTTATCGTTTACGATTTTTTTCCACGCATCGGAAATTATCGATTTTTGCGTTTCGAGAGAGCGCGTAAACCGTCCGCTTTCGGTTGCAAGAGAAGTGTAGTCGCCGATAATCTTTGCGACAAGGGAATCGGAAAACTCCTGCACTTTGCCCGCTTCGGCAAAATGGCGGATGCACGGGCGCGAAAGATTTTTCAACACAAAGGGCAGCGCAATTTTTTTAATATTTTGTTCGCTGTCCGCGCTTCCCGTTGTAAAATCCGGACGGATGCCGTAACGGTTCGCAGCTTGACGCACGACGGCGCCGCAGTACGAATCGAGCGTTTGGATGCGGGCGTCGGCAAATTCGTTTACCGCCCGTGCGGCGTTTTTTCTTTGGCGTTCGGGTACCCGTTCGTTTTTTGAAAAAAAGACGAGCGTTTTGTAAATGCGCGCATACATTTCGGCGGCGGCTTTTTTCGTAAACGTCAGTGTCAAAACAGCCGGCGCTCTGATATCGTCGAATTCCATAACGAGCCACGCAAAGCGCGTCGCGAGCACTTGCGTTTTACCCGAACCCGCTCCCGCAGCGACGACGGCGTTTTTTACGGAGCAGCACACTTTTTTTTGCTGATCGTCGAGCGGATGTTCCAAAAGATCAAGGTATGCATAATCATTTTTCATCGCAGGCTCCCGAGTTACAGTTTGTGAGATGCGACCGTATAGGCCGTGCGGCAGATCGTTTTAAAATCGCATGCCATACAGTCCGAATACACGTCGGGTACGATAAGCGCGTCGTCTCCGTGCCGCACTCCTCGAAGCGGTTCCGGATTTCCGTTTTCGACGGTTTCGTAAAAGAGGGAAGCATAGCGGTCGAATACCGAAAGCGTCGGCGCATAGGACTCCGGCAGTTTTTTATCGTCGCCGTAGTCGATGACGACGGTATTGTCGCCCGCATTTTTTATCGAACAGAAGACCATTTTATCGACTTTAACGGGATCGGTAAGATTCCACAAGGTTACATACATCGCGCATTGAAAATTTTTAAGCGTACCCGTCGTTTCATCCGCGCGGCACGAAACGATCGACGGGGGAACGGTATTTTTATAATCGACGATGATAATCCTGCCCGCGTCATCGGAAAGAACGCAGTCGATTTTTCCGAAATACTTATAGCGCTTTCCGCTCTCCCACGCTTCACATGACGCTTCCGTCGAAACGACGCGGCAGCCGCCGAATCCTTTCCCCTGTTTGCAAAACTCGTGCAAAAAATCGATGATGATTTTTTCGAATTTACCGCTTTGCGCTTCGAGTACGCGGAGCGCGATCGGGCTTTGATAAAAATCGAACGACTTGTCGCAGATCGCTTCTCCTGTTTTTTCTTTTATTAATTTTCGTATGTCGTTTTCACGCTCTCCGAACGTTCCGTCTTCACTCGTAACCGGCAGCGTATCAAAGCTTTTAAAAAGCAGTTCGAGGATTTTATGATTGATATTTCCCTGATCGTATTTTTCGAACAAGGACGCGTCGAGGGAATCTTCACGGAGTTTGACGACCGATTTGAACAGCCATTTCCGGGGACACGGAAAAAAATCGCGCATATCGCTTTGGGTGATCTTTACTACCGAAGCATCTTCACTTGAAGAGCCGTTCAATGTGCGGCGCTCTTTTAAAACATAATCGATTATTTTTTTGACGCCGGTATCTACGGATTGCGCGCAGGGAGTGTTTAGGGAAAAATCGGAAGACGCTTTCCAGTTTTCATACTGCGCTTTTTGCAGATCGCTCAAAGCACGGGGAGCATCCGATTCCGATAAAAACCATTTTCTTTCGTTAAGGATAAAATCGTCTGCATCGAGTTCGTCGAAGGGCGTGTGATTTTTTTCGACGGGAGCGATATTGAAATACGTATGCGGGATCGCAAAACCTGAGAAAGTTTGTTCGCTGCACGAAAAGATACTCCGCGCGCCGCCCGCATTATTAAATTTTCCGTACAGTCTGATAAAGGCGGTAGACGCCGCATCGGAATCCCGTATGCCGAGCGCACGGCGTTTTTGCGTATTGAGAAAACCGAGCGGCTTACGGACGACGGTGAGAGCGTCCTGCGTACAGTTGATGACGATGTTGACAGGATAGGCGGCGCAGGCCGCGACTTTATAATCGAAGACGGAAACGCCCGAAAGCGCATCCTGCGGACGATAGGTTTTACTTCGCAGCTCGTTGATAAAAAAAGAAAACGGCGAGCGCAGTTTTAAACCGAGCGGTTCGATATAATCTTTTTCGATAGCGACAAGCGTTTCGAGTTCGGCAATGCAGCGACCGAGGATATTGTTCGCTTCGATGCTGAACTCGTCGTCGGAAAGGAATTCGTTTTTAAATATAAGCCACGCCGTCCGCAAGCCTTCGAAGGACTTCGCCCCCGTAACGGCTTCGATCGATTTTTTCAAGCGCTTGTACAATTCAAGCTCGCGCTCGCTTTTCCCCGATTTACCGAGCGCTTCGAGCCACACGTCTTTTTCACCGTAATTGCAGATGCAGTGCAGCCGGTTTCCTTCGCGCACGAGGCTTTCGTTGAGCGCTTTGTTTTTCCACGGCACGCGCCCGTCGAGCACGAGGCGGCGCACGCTGTCGTACGAATAATTATTTTTGCGGCATTCGTCGATATCTTCAAAAATGCTTCCGGCGCTGCCGACCGTAAAGCGCTCGCCGCTTCGCACGACAAAGGGAATGCGGTAGTTCGCAAGTTCCCGTTCGATATACGGCCGGTAAGTTTCGAGTTCGGGAACGTGCAGCGCGATATCTTCATACGAAAGCTCTCCGCCGCTTTTTCCGATGATGTCCCGAATGCAGAGCGCCGTTCTTCGAAGCTCCGTCCTCGCATCGGGATAGACGAACACTTCGCCCGTATGCACTTCTTTTTCGGGAAGCACGTAAGAAGTTATGTTTTCAACTGCGGCAAAGACCGCTTTGTATTCATCGAAATCTTCAAGCTGTTCCGGATAAAAAATAATAAATTTTTTACGCTCTTCCGTAAAATCAGGCATGAGCCATGCAGGCTCGAACATCGACTCTCCCAAAAAATCGACATAGCGCCGGTAGAGCGTGAGGTAGTCTTCATCTTCATCGTCTGCCGCTTCGGGATGATCGCTTGCATAGCGGGAAAATTTTTCATACCACGTTTTCAAAAGCGGAAGATTTTTTGCGATCCAATCGGCAAACGAATCGGCGTCGTCTGCAAACTGCGGGTTCACGATGCTTTTAAGAATCGGTTTGCCGCTTCGGACACCGGCTGCATTTTCTTCGATAAGATTCCGGACGAACACTTTTCGGAGCACGGCAGGTACGGCATGACGGCCGCTCTCTTTTGCGACGGCGTATTTTTCTTTAAAAGTATCCCACGCGATAAAGCGCTCGAGTGCGACCGCCTTTACGCCCGACGCTTGAGGATTTTTTACGCACCATTCCGCCCACGAAACGAGGGCGACATCGGTCGAAAAGACAAAAATCGTATCTTTATGTTTGAGATTTTCTTTCAGCACATCCGCAATGCGCGCCGGTTCAAGTTCAATACGTTTCATAATAATATTGCTGTAACCAGTATAGCACATAAAGCATTTTATAGATACGGCATGATTCAGGTGCCCTGTCACGCGCTATAAATTACCGTAAGGAGGTTTTATGAAAAAATTAATAATCGCAGGGCTTGCAGCGGCGATCGCATGCGGAGCGTTCGCACAGCGAAATGCGCCGACCTTCGACGACTCGAAAGCATCCGTCATCGACGTTTCGTCCGCCGCAGTTCCGGGCAAAATGAAAGACAACATCAAACTTATCAATCTGTCGGACGACGAAAATATTTCGTTTTGCGTGTACATCTACGATTCAAAAAAAGCGTCGTGGAATTTATACGGCAAAGCGCTGCTTAAAGAATTTTACGACGGCGATA
This Treponema socranskii subsp. buccale DNA region includes the following protein-coding sequences:
- a CDS encoding metal ABC transporter substrate-binding protein — protein: MKKNIGFTAASIAAAAVLCAVCITGCAKKSADAASAQDSARPKRVVTTFTILQDMAQNIAGDKILVESITKPGAEIHEYEPTPLDVVKAQSADLVLRNGFGLERWFEKFMGSVKNVPSATLSEGIEPLGIGEGPYNGMPNPHSWMSPKNALVYVENIRKAFVALDPANAETFNANAASYSESIKKIDGFLADKLSEIPEEQRWLVTCEGAFSYLIRDCNMKELYLWPVNADEEGTPQQIQKVVDTIRKNHIPVAFSESTISNKPQLQVCKETGAYYGGVLYVDSLTYEDGDAPTYLKMLEYNADTIVRGFQDSLSK
- the mntR gene encoding manganese-binding transcriptional regulator MntR; the encoded protein is MQYAGKDSNDTETERIMPEEKTEASLAFLRTRADHAAETLEDYTEVIAKIIKEAGECRVMDLARYFGVSHVSVIQVLQRLKANGFIETEARKPIVLTADGYALARKCTKRHGIVRNFLLKIGVSEKTAVIDSEGLEHHISAETLECMKNFIAEH
- a CDS encoding ATP-dependent Clp protease proteolytic subunit, producing the protein MSPRCDDEDDDEKKKMPEMPDPLTEKFLKTRQIILSGEINKDLADKVVRQLLVLEAADDKKTIYMYIDSPGGDVDAGFAIFDMIRFIKAPVVLIGMGLVASAAALVLLAVPKDRRAGLPNSHYLIHQPMSGMKGVATDIEIHAKELAKTHAKLNRIIAEETGTSEEQVAKDTDRDHWLDADEAKQYGLISRVVKTRAEIVKGDSGAK
- a CDS encoding GNAT family N-acetyltransferase, producing MTFLLTEELADAIVSALENQERRFVVDAEKQELSDAASVEADEVRYYALPEWDSAAGFTLREAFAASVYAPLVRAELQDALHSGRGVFRNFKTVLKKFPEVEKRWHRFKNKKLREYIGGWYNDLREIWGLEKLDHIVEEYDDLLRNDFTFQAYDSARDADCILHSVCVRGFYSALPDDTDCDEIEKAADELWRQLFAFGESAHQIGFVCRTPDGDFAGCITAADVSSRTKTTAVLTSFFVPESYRGLGIGSELFSLCLAGLQKRGKRYVVTANTIIPDSLVALFERNGFQKTGSGFAAKIQ
- a CDS encoding DbpA RNA binding domain-containing protein, with amino-acid sequence MAFQREIEIDKERVTSFLKNALNKVMTEENPDLLNDLKKIFKRTIPFSKRMYVAAYLTKEMQGRFHGAPNARRNDIFMHGVRGGRNFKDASYGRPSYNDRRGNGESLSDELRAEAHTPHPRVQIDESLAATIFISIGRNRRVYPRDLVGLLVSVAGLDRDRIGDIRVLANYSFVQLFKDDTEKAIAALNGYDYRGRKLAVSFSRQRDDASENGGNVYPSDDVHDTMQTTEDAKAYAAAEKAAQDKEPFTAPSYKSEDENAEGDGYLV
- a CDS encoding MBL fold metallo-hydrolase; translation: MEALTILRTGPLGVNTYIVPLAGNAVCIVDPAACALSGDETEITGWLAEHKKEPRAIVLTHGHFDHILGLPILKRAYPACPIAVHKDDACLLGGASVQIESLRLMGLEAVAAALRDMPPPDLTFSGGETLGEVIPCEKEDVRASLSQWKTVHTPGHTPGSICLYSAARNELISGDTVFYRSSGRTDLPGGDERAMIASLVSIKKTIPPETLVYPGHDYCGFPIRKNY
- a CDS encoding UvrD-helicase domain-containing protein, giving the protein MKNDYAYLDLLEHPLDDQQKKVCCSVKNAVVAAGAGSGKTQVLATRFAWLVMEFDDIRAPAVLTLTFTKKAAAEMYARIYKTLVFFSKNERVPERQRKNAARAVNEFADARIQTLDSYCGAVVRQAANRYGIRPDFTTGSADSEQNIKKIALPFVLKNLSRPCIRHFAEAGKVQEFSDSLVAKIIGDYTSLATESGRFTRSLETQKSIISDAWKKIVNDKGEGSLIDIASSALALCNEAKSDASCKWQKNAAAVKLFSFFETEPLPDFASTVFSPEDVEASEALYEKIFPLANWVAVLSAFKPGNASAPLKAIRACTGGLQQYADELASLAVYVKEFPYIKDMCSLFDELLELVNRQKRTSGALTFKDVSDMALKILIEQKDIRNQEKAAFNKIMIDEFQDNNGRNRDLLFLLAERLDEYTEVSTDDPAAIRKALVPNIAGDTLFFVGDEKQSIYKFRGADVSVFNELKRDLARGEDEAELRMVYNYRSFPELLTSFNQIFGGFYKSGDDYVRKDGVPSLFPQIFGAPYEALYTEDTVARHVDKSTHERKAPIALDKSNIRSHFALLPYNKNDYALEKESGLVPDVQEQLAYYIAEKIAKMHEAGEPYASFVVLDRSRTHRNYLKRRLERFHIPYVIDRQIDLFADAPANDIYAFLRLCVYPSDMNAFAAFLCSPFVGLTENDVKIILANSTDYRSKDFIFAPFSDDKKIIDIFAEGSIERERYIRAADFFKTHKERVLAEPLTKTLNTLWYDMGYRYETMLNRAVSLFAEQYDLLFEAARQADADGKDAAYFVDMLASQKEADRGFGNDDTGVSDISYPLEKIDAVQIMTVHKSKGLQFDHVFVLGAFDNVKNDSEEKYFFSEEAGVSLKPAEGERNYFFIKQRDENRAKDIAEFRRLIYVAATRAIKDYYFVGTYSYDKDHKHRVSDASVFDPVIAYYYPDFLDSDAAVQYSSGAPFDLERIEKKSKREIYAGSRMSEPIDAVRHRKIRDADAVFSSPDIDFIKMPEVLSKRITPSSLENLYDAETGRTGEPARPELYPEIDELLGKLTKENVRFGFDEFGTLVHACLENAMNGFDPAEIKLSSEKYMRKLSEAQRNKLSAVCEKICARFAASEYGARALKAREEGAWLKTEYAFKMCIDGYIVTGSIDLVFDNGEGTYTIIDYKTDHEIDPARYYRQQACYRKAVATLLNVPEKNVRCVLYYVRHDEFSEIPHGDFSLEDIATGL